agttatcgaataaaccttattcgattaatagttttgaaaactatgaccatatatatatataaatatatatatatatatatatccatatccatatatacaaaatctactcgggatcctcgactcccggttttagaaaatattttcacctttgggtccctatactaagggtatatgcaagttaccgctatcctctagcataggtattatcaactgaaccaacagatatatatttcaagaatatgaaacaggcatgcatatataccatatcacatgctacaatatatcgcaagaatttgctaaataaccaacatgcatttatcgcaagatcatgcatatacaaatgtatacatcacaacaacagtataacggatagaatacttgcctgagcgactgggggttacgaatggctcgggacgagtctggtagcctataaacaacaagtaagttggaattaaaccaaaatcacttgtaaatctatactttaactaacttagactctaacgcttgttctgcgctcactgattcgcttaagtcactcgggtaccctcggctccaccatttttaataatttaacctttatgagttttaaagcgattccttcgcgagtgtcttaccaactgcctaacacacttaccataaatgtttcatacattaattaacccttattggtctttaacctatgtttcaaagtaaggcgaggggaaaagtttcgttcgcgaaacgccgttacttgaaacggtcgtttctcctaaaccgtgcatcggaatcgaacgaactacatataaaaacgaagctcgtaacatgagctatctaaacatggcagtggtgataatctagcagggggttctcgggtcctaatgttatgcacaaaaacagtctacaggaaatcggacgttacgacggctatgtttacgcgatttcccaaattttaaaccattcaataccaaccacaaatcaactccaattcacaacccaatcaaacctccaattaaactacaccacaacagccccaaatcaactcaatattaccaatttattcatctacaccaagtcaaaaatgtgaccaagaacttcaaatctaacaagcatcactcctaactccaaaatcaacaaaaccatttactaaacaaagctctatcatgagtacacactcattacactaacccatcatctaacattatgaaatccaaaccaacaaaacttaatactaagggtttgagaagttataccttccttggagagtggagaatcaagagaatggcttggaatcacccttaaagtccttatccaagcttaatctaaacaaaacttcaagaacacaaattttagttcttgaaaacactattcaccatcttctttcatgatttatagaaaaagattggcttggaattagaagcttaaacttataggaagtatgtaactatccatggggaagcttagataattaccttgctaaatagtaagtggaggagcttggactttcattttttaagaaaaccacccgagagcatgaagaagaagaagagagaattttgtgttttggcttgatttgcttttggttggttgatttttgttgtttgttttagtgaattacctagttgcccttggttttgtgtggttaaaaagtcaccacatctccttcctttcttgtcatgcctatgtcaccttgcacatgtcataatgctcccacttgtccacaccttgtggtttgatgatgtcacaatccctggcttcttgtacaagcttgtctcttggtcacttatttgttttacggttcgcttatctttcgttctcgtttatcgtttgagggatcatacccgggatcttattacttaggttcccttaacctttctcaatatattatattccttttatgatcctctcctataatcctttaatttaaatcctttttatcctgttaccttatactcaattctctccgtatcttgtgaatttccgggaaaaattaaagtgttcggaattggattctgacgatctttacatacacttatataccacatagagtgctaataatatctcataagatcaataacagaacccctacatagcgtggcatgaaaagttttctcgttcagcaaaaacactattcataagggtttcaaaatttctcaaaaattggggttattacattaacCCCCGAGTGATTACCACAAATTCCTTCATGCACTTCCCTTAGAATAtaattcccttcttcttcatcaacaaatCTGAGCAACGGTTGATTGAAGCCTCTCTTATACAGAACTCCATCATACACCACATACTTTGCAGCCTAGTAGCGGAGTCGCCGAGCCTTAAACTTATCTTCTGGAAGTGTTCCCTTGTGAATGTAGGCAAGAATGGGTGTCATCCATAtttccttgggagcctcatcTACTTGCATTGTCTCTATCTCCGGGATACTAGGAACTTCCTGGATTTCTAAAGGTATAGATCCCAACAACATAGCCTCCTACTGCGACCCCATTTTTGCTAGAGCATCCGCGTTGCTGTTCTATTCCCGCGGTACACATTCTAACCTAACCTCCCTGAACTTTCCAACCAAGCGCTGCGTGCATCTCAAGTACAATTCTGTTCGCGGGGCTCGCGCCTGAAACCCCCCATTCACCTGATTCACCACCAGCTCCGAATCACTCTTTACAATTAGGTTTCGCACCCCCATTTCCAAAGTGATCTTTAGACCATTAATCAATACTTCATACTCTGCATCATTATTTGTCGCATAAAATTTGAAGTGAATCGCGCTCATCAGATGATGGCCTTCCGGAGACACGAGTACTATGCCCTCCCCTGCTCCCCCATTGTTAACTGCCCCATCTacatgcaagatccaccaggAATGTGGGAATTCTTCCAGAGATTCCTCGCTGTGGAGGGGCTGGTGCACCACCAAAGTCTTATCATCAACAACAGAGTCAAATTTTAACAAGAAATCAGCTAGGGCTTGTCCTTTAATTATTGTCCGGGGCATGTATTCCAAGTCAAATTGCCCCAACTCCACAGCCCATTTCAATATTCTTGCCCATGACTCCGATTTGTGAAGGACTTACCGCAGCTGATATGCTGTACGAAATTCAATTCTATGGGCCTGGAAGTATGGTCGTAACTTCCTTGACGCAAGGATCAAAGCATAAACCAGCTTCTCCATGCTTGTGTAGCGAGTCTCGGCATCGTGCAATCGCTTGCTCACATAATACACCGGCGACTGTTGCCCATCCTCCTCTCTTACCAGAACAGCGCTGATCGAATACTCGGACACTGCGAGGTACAATATTAAAGATTCTCCATCTAACGGTTTTGACAACATGAGAGGGTTCCCTAATTGTTCCTTGATCCTTCTAAAAGCCTCTTCATATTCTGGTGTACATACGAAGTCTTTCCCTGCCAACTTAATCGCTTTAAAGAATTCCTTGCATCTGTTGGACAATTTGGAAACAAATCGATTTAGCGTGGCGATCCTCCCAGTTAAGCTTTGCACTTGTTTCACACTGGTGGGTGATTTCATATCCAGCAGTGCCTTGATCCTTGCGGGGTTGGCTTCAATTCCCCTATGGTTGACAATGAATCCAAGAAACTTGCCCGACTCCACACCGAATACGCACTTTTGTGGATTCAACTTCATGCGAAACCTCCTTAGAATGTTAAATATTTCCATCAAGTGCTTGATATGGTCATTCGCCTCCTTGGATTTTACCAACATATCGTCCACATATACTTTGGACAGGCCTGCCATCGTgtcaaccaactgatcaattcgtTGGAGCGGGAAACTATCCTTTGGACAGGCCTTGTTGAGATCTGTGAAATCTACACACGTCCTCCACTTCTGTTCGGCTTTTCACGAGCACTGGATTTGCAAGCCACTCGGGGTAGTAAGATTCTTTGATCAACCCTACTTCCAACAGTCAATCCACCTCTTCTTTTAATGCTATCGCCCTTTCCCCGCTCACTGGGCGACGCTTTTGTCGTATGCCCGTGTAATTAGGGAAAATATTTAACCGATGACACATTACTTCGGGGTCGATTCCTACCATGTCCgaatgactccatgcgaagaCATCAAGATTTTTAATGAGAAAATGAGTAAGTTTTTCTCTCATTTCATCACTTAGTTGAgatcccactttcaaaaccttGCTTAGGTCATCCTTGTCGACCGGAACAAATATTGTGTCTTCGGCCGGCCCCGTCTTCTCGGCGGGTatagggatcctgggatccaGATCAAAATTAAAGTCTCGGGGGTCCTCGACGCCCAATCCTGTATCCGAGGGTGCGCCCCCATGTATAGGAGCATCTACCTCAGGACAAGGCATGGTCTTATGCAACGCAGGtgtggagggcgcgtcctcattttgaggagcatcaacctcaatttcattttcactcttcaagggcgcgtcctctttttgaggagcatccaccttgaGGCTACTTTCGAGACTTTGtaaaatctcacttcttccttccaactTTTCTGCGTTAACCTCCTTTTGCATGATCTCTTCTATATGGTTTACCACAACTTCTTCCACACTACGGATCCTCAAAACATTCCCCAATGTCAAAACAGGAGTCTCGGTAGCATGAGTTTCTTCTTCCTCTGGGTTTTCCACAAAATAGTGGGCATGAACCTTTCCACTTGGTTTTGTATGAATGTCCTTTGCATCTTCAAATGGAAGACCCTTTCCCTCGTACCTTCTCCTGCGGAATTCCTTAacagccttgtgatagcagtcgCGTGACTCATAGTGCGACCCTCTCAGACTGCCCACTCCATTAGGTgttgggaactttatcatcaagtgatgtatcgaggttatcaccctgaacgctCGCAACCAAGGTCTGCCCACCAACATGTTGTGCGCGGAGTCCTGATCTAGCACTTTGAAATCTATCATTTGAGTGATAGACAGAGCCCCTTCCCCAAGTGTGACAGGAAGCCTAACCGAACCCATAACTCTCACTGCTTCTCCAATAAAGCCATAGACGTGTGCATCTTGAAAATACATGTCGCTATCCAGTAAACCCAATTTTTTATACGTGCTGTAATACAGGATGTTCGCAGAGCTCCCGTTGTCCAAGAAGACCTGATGCGCGTTCATTGCCCCAATAAGCATAGTTATTACCAGTGCATCATTATGGGGATGATGTACCCATCTTGACTTTCTCTCCCTGAACGTAATATCAGCCGATTCCCCTTTGAATATTTTTGGAGGTATATCTTCCAAGCTATGAATGTTGGTGAGTGGCGGGTATCGTGCTtctcttgcatttctttccaacGCCCGATTACTATCACCGATAAAGgggtgtcctccaaaaattgccctgATACTACCAGCTCTCTAGAATTTAACCTCCGTTGTCTGTTCAGCGTCCTCTTCCCGCGGGGGCTGCCTTTCATCTTTCCCTTTGTCATCATTCCCCTGCGTCATttcaccttgtcaatccattcCCCCAGGTATCCCTCTTTGATCAATTCTTCAATCTCATCTTTCAGGTGACAACACTCATGGGTGTCATGACCGGTGGACTCATGGTAATCACAATACTTCTTCTTGTCCCTACTTTGCCATGAAGTCAGACGGTCTGGTTTCTTGAAGATTCCTCTGTCCTTATTTACCTGTCCTTATTTACTtcgaagatatgatcaatggacgcTGCCAGTGGAGTATAGTTGCTTACCCTCCTTTCATAGTTCGACGACGAACTCCATTCTCTCCACGTGTTCACGGTGTTCACCCTATTAGGGCTTCTGTCATTCCGCCGATAATCCGGGCTCACGGATCTATCTCTTCTCTTGGCTCACCCCTTGGAGTTGTGGGTGTTATCATTCTTCTTTGTTTCTGCAAGCGACTACTCAATCACTTTGAATGATTCCGCCTGTGCAAGTACATCAGCTAACGACACATGGTCCTTTCCTTGCAGGTGCTTTCAGAAATCTGTTCCCACACGCAGACCAACTATGAGAAGTATTTTCAGTGTTTCATCAGTTGCGCCCCTCACCAAAGTAGACTCTGCATTGAACCTTTTAAAGTATGAGGTCAAGCTTTCCCCCTCTTTCTGTTTCACATTGGCCAGTGTGGTAACTGGCGGTGTATATTTCACCGCAGCATGGAAGTGAGTTAGAAATAAGGTTTTCATCTATTCCCAGGATGTGATCACCCCTGGACCAACTTTTTGAAACCATTGCTGAGCGCCCTCTCTAAAGGTGGCCGCTAGGAGACGGCATCGAGCCAAGTCAGGTACCTGATATACATCCATCTCAATGTTGAAATGCCCCAGAAATTCCACAGGGTCAGAATTCTCATAAAAACgcaagtcattggttgtgttcctgtATCCTGCTGGCAATTACGCCTTCCTCACGACAACATCAAAAGGGGAAGGAGCTTGCGCGGTCGCCGTTACCCTACctccctcaagatggttgagcaacctcttaAGATCGTTCACATTAAACGTCCCTACTCCATGAATGGTTTGAACGTTAGGTTATTGGGGTTGCTCCGCAATTTGTTATTGTTCCCCTTGATTACCCCCCGGGTGTACCGGTGGATCTTGCCGCCCCTCGCCTAGAGGCTGCGGTTGTGGTATGTTACCATCTCTATTTTGAACATTCCCCCGCACGCGAGGTTCCTCCTGACCGCGACGCGGTATTTCCTCATTATTCTGCAACCTTTCTTGAATTCGCACGCCATCCCGGTCATGAGGATGCGTCCTGGACCCATTGTCTGTAACACTGTGGGAAGCTAAAGGGACAACAACAGGAGCTTCTTCAGTGGAGGGTGCGCCATCTCTCCTACCATTGTAGGGTGCCCTTCCATGTTGGTATCCCATCCTTCCTTGTCCACTCATTTGAAAGCCTCGATAATAATTTCCGAACCTTCCTCGCGAaggggcacgctcgtgctcgCGGTGCTATACCCTATCATCCCTTTGGTATGTAGGGGGCACACGCGTTGTGtcacggggcctcgcttctccAGCGTTTCCTTCCTTTTACCATTCTACCAGCAGCATTCTCAGATCGTCATcctccaaccttatgccaagccttCTTTTTAAGGTTGAAAAGTCTCTTCCTTCCTCATTTTGATTCTGAGTATTTTCCGCACgacgacgctcgtccatcgtacgcccagacctatgGGGGTGTGGCACAACCTGATTAACAAGACGAGGCCTTTCTCTACCGTC
The sequence above is drawn from the Apium graveolens cultivar Ventura chromosome 2, ASM990537v1, whole genome shotgun sequence genome and encodes:
- the LOC141691181 gene encoding uncharacterized protein LOC141691181 is translated as MPRTIIKGQALADFLLKFDSVVDDKTLVVHQPLHSEESLEEFPHSWWILHVDGAVNNGGAGEGIVLVSPEGHHLMSAIHFKFYATNNDAEYEVLINGLKITLEMGVRNLIVKSDSELVVNQVNGGFQARAPRTELYLRCTQRLVGKFREVRLECVPRE